In the Nitrospinota bacterium genome, TCACCCAGGATCAAATTGAAACCACATTTTTAAGCCAAGATACAGTTTTACCTATACCCATTATATGGATCTCAGACACAGAGTATAAATTTGGGTAAATCAATAACCTCCCATCTGGTTTCCCTAAATTTTCAATCAGACCCCACTCTATATACCAGATTGAAGATTTAGTTCTTGTAAGTCATACTAGTATGTATAATCTTTATTATTTCCGGGGTTGGTGGCCGATACCACAAGCTCGTTGGATGAAACTTTAAGTCATCCCTTCCTTGGATCTCAATAATTTAAGTAACCTAAGCCTGCTAATTAAGCAATAATAGGGATTATCCTACCGCATATAAGATATACTACAACTCAAGCTAAAGAATTGGGCTCTAACTTCAGATAAAACTATCTATATCTGCTTATGCATCAATCAAAGTTAAAACTTAAAAAGCCATTGTTACTTCTAGCAACAACAATGCTTCTCACTGTGTCTCTAATAATTTATTTTTTTAATATCGGATGGGAACTTTATATTAAAGAAAAGAATTCTTTAGCAATACACGCTTCAATTAATAAATTGAGCGATAGGATTCTTTATTTAGATGAAGTGCTAACTATGTCCGCCCGCTCTTATATCTTGACGGGAGAAATACAATGGAAAGATCGTTATAACATCTACGAGCCTGAATTGAAAATTGCTATTGATAAAGCCACAGCCTTGTCCTCAAAAACCAACCTGCAACGATTTATATCAGAAACAAAAGATTCCAATGATGTGTTGGTGTCTTTAGAACGTAATGCGTTTTTAGAGGTAAGTCGAGGCAATCCTCAAAATGCAAAAAGCATCTTGTTAAGTAGTGATTATGCGAAATATAAAAAAATTTATTCGAATGGTATTAGCAGGTTTTTAGAAGGTGCTAAGCTTGAAACAAAAGAAAAGGTTTTAAAATATAAGCAAACTTTCCGCTATTATTCTCAAATCCTTATAGTTAGTCTTTTAGTCATTTGGGTTTCCGTATTACTGCTTTTTTGGAAATATTTTAAGCAGAAAATGATAGCGGAAAAAATGTTAATCGAGAGTGAAGATAGGCTTAGAGTCCTTGCAGGATTGTCGTATGACATCTCTTGGCAGTGGGACATTATTAACGGAGAGCATAAATGGTTTGGAGATATCGACACAACTCTTGGCTATGAGCAAAACGAATTTCCAAGAACTATTGAAGCCTTTGAAGAAATTATACATCCCGACGATCGCAAACGAGTAATGGACAACCTAAGCAAACATCATAAAGAACATGTGAAATGGCATGAAATATACCGAATTATAAGAAAAGATGGTGTTGTTAGATTATGGGATGATCGTGGCGAGACAGTTTGGGACAAGGACGGCATACCGCTCGTTATGACGGGTGCGATCATGGATATTACAGAGTTGGACCAGTCTAGATCGGAAATGGAGAGTATCAGTAAGGAGCTTACACAGCTTATTGATACTGCAAATGCTCCTATATTTGGAGTTGATACAAATGGCAATGTTAATGAGTGGAATCAAAAGGTAGAACAGATAACCGGGTTTACTAAGGATGAGGTTATGGGGCACAACCTGGTTGAAACGAGAATAACTGAAGAGTTTAAGGAGTCAGTACAGGAAGTTTTAAATGAGGCTCTGAAAGGTAATGAGACTTCAAACTACGAGGTCCCCCTTTTTACTAAAGGTGGTGAAAGGGTCGTGGTCCTTCTCAACGCTACTACCAGAAGGAATCCACAGGGTCAAATTGTTGGTGTAGTAGGTGTTGGACAGGATATTACAGAGAAGAAAAATGCTGAGAAGGAATTAGAAGTTTACCGTAACCACCTTGAGGAATTAGTGGCATCGAGAACAAGTAAACTGAAAGAATCTGAAATTACCCTTAAAAAATCACGCGAGGAGTTGAGGAGTTTGCACAATAAACTACAAAGTGCTGTTGAAAATGAAAAAATAAAAATATCAAGAGAAATCCATGATGACCTGGGACAGACATTAACTGCAATAAAGCTTGACCTGTCTTGGCTAGAAAAAAGAATTCGCACTGGTTTCTCTGAGCCTTCGGTTCATGAAAAATTCAAATCCATTAAATTACTTCTGAATGATTCGTTTGAAACCATACGTAAGGTCTCAACAGAACTTAGGCCGCAGGCGCTTGATGTGATGGGCTTTCCTGAGGCTATTAAATTTCAGTCTGAGAAGTTTTCGGAGAATACTAATGTAAAATGTAAGTTAAATATTCAACCTGATAAAACCCAGCTACATCCTGACTTGTCCACAGATTTATTCCGGATTTTACAGGAGGGACTTACAAATATTTCACGCCACGCTCAGGCAAGTAACGTTAAAATTGAATTTTTTGAAAATGGAAGTGATTATATCCTTTCTATCCAAGACGACGGTATTGGGATAGATAATTTGAAAGTCAGTGATTCAGGTTCTTTAGGGTTATTAGGGATACGTGAACGTGTTCTTCAATGGAATGGTCAGTTTAAAGTCGATGCATTAACTGATAAAGGTACTCTGTTAAACGTTACAATTCCCAAATCAAATAATAACAAATAGTTCGAATCCACTAATCAACCAACCACGAAGTAAATTTTATAATCCTCTTTGCTACAGAGATCTCCTTAATTTACCCATGGTGGTGGTCAATGCGATCCTAATCCAACTTTTGACCCTACTTCTGGTACTTGTTGTAACCAATGCGAGTCTAACCCCGCATTCGTTGCTGGAGATCCTCATCCTATTCCTTTAGGTAATGACCAACGAGCCGAGATTATATGCACATAGATTATTTAAAAAATCAATCTACAACGGGATAGGAGCAAATCCAGAAAGGATGAGAGCAGAAGGTAACAGACAGGATGTTTGGAAGGAGAAAGATAATATATTTTTATGGCATTAAGTAAAAACTGCTTATTTTCAACTTAGTCTTGCAGTCATAAGTCATAATACTTATCACAACCCCAGCTCTCAAACATCGCCACCAGTTCCTGAGATATAACAACATGCATAAAACACATGACAAACTAAATTTTAAGAATTAGCCAGTGGGCCACATTTATTGAACAGGACAAAGCTATAAGATTTCACTGGAAATTATAGTCACTTGGCCTTTATTCTCTTCCAAACTTTCTGAGACCGATTCATTTGAGAGAGGTTGTCGATCTCAGCCCATTGAAGATCTTCAATCATCAAAAACGATATTTTATGTTCATCAGCAACCTCTACCATACAACCCATATCATAACTAAGTGTTTGGTTTGATCCCGCACATTCCACGAGCTTGCCATACAATTGTTGAGAAATTTTAGCAATGCCAACATACTCTCCAACCAGGTTTTTAATATTATCCCGTTCTTTTGAAATACCTGTCACACGATTTTCGACCGCATCCACATATACCTCATCTCCTGCATTCGTTTTTCCCGATAATAAAAGGCAGTCTTTGTGAGGAGTGCGAATAATTTCTGCTATTGCATCCGGGTCATATATCAAGTCGGATTCCAACAAAATAAAATCTCTATCAACAAATTCCTTAGCACACCCGAGTGAATACATGGTTCCAGTCTCGGAATACTTGTCATTTTTAACCGTTATTACTTCTGGATATGTCTCCTTTAGATTTTCATAATACTCAGCTTTATGACCCGTAACGATCAATATTTCCTGAATTCCATTGGCAATCAAAGCTCTCAAGGAATGCTCAATAATAGGAGTTTCTCCAAGCCGGATAAATCCCTTTGGCATATGCTCGCCGATTTCTTTCAGCCGCAAACCCATTCCCGCTGCTAAGATAACTGCCTTGGTGATAACTTGATTCATCAAAATGATTGTATGGGCTGAAGAATTTTTAACCGGAATCCTGACCAGACTTCAAATAAGCAATAGCCCGGTCCAGTTGCAAGTGGCTTCCAAAAAGGATAAGAGTGTCTCCAGACATCACGGTAAACTCAGAATCGGGATTAGGGTGAGCCTTGTTATTTCTAACTACCGCAATGACCACAGCTCCCGTTCGATCGGTAATATTTATATCACCCAGCATTCTCTCACGTGCCCAGCTTTCCTGCAAAACTAAATAGGACTCTGTAAGGGTAGCTGTAAGGTATGTGGAAAATTTTTTCAGGCTCTCGGAATTTAATGACAAGCCTCTGAACATGCTATAACCTTCCAACCTGATCAATTCCACCTGTTGTTCAATAATATTATTTGGAATGCGGTAGTCCTTGAGGACCCGCGAAAAAATTTCTATGGAAGTTTCAAATTCTTCCGGAATCACTTCATCCGCTCCGGCAGTTTTAAGTTCCTCAACCTGTTCCGTTAATCGGGTTCGAACCATTATCTTGACTTCAGGATTAATCTTTCTGGCAAGGCGCACGGATCTTTCTGTTACCGTATAATCCGGGATTGAAAAAACGATCATCCTTGCGTCCTGCAACCCAGCCCGGTTCAAAGTTTCCTCATGAGTACAATCACCATAATGGGTGGTGATACCCTCTGTTAAAGCCCGTTTAACCTGCTCCCCGTTCAGATCCAAAACCATAAAAGGAGTCTGCGTTTCAAGAAGCACCTGGGCAAGTGTCCTGCCTCCGAGTCCATATCCCACTATGATGACATGATCTTTAAGTTCAGACACAGGTTTTGGACTCGAATCGTTTTCTGCAGATTTCCATTGGGAAAACAATTTCATGGAAAACACCGAAGATGCCTGTATCAACAAAGGAGCAAAAAGCATTGAAAGAATCGAAACAAGGAGCAGTAACTGATAATGATGAGGATCAAACAACCCCTGATCCATCGCCATAGCTGAAAGGATTAAAGAGAACTCCCCCACCTGCGCCAACCTCATCCCAACCACAAAAGAAATCCGCACAGGCACCCTGACCAGTAAACAGGACAGAAAAGCCAGCCCTCCTTTAGCAAGTACCAGCAGAACAAAAAATTCCAGGCAGAGCCAGATTGAATCCATCAGAACCTGCGTTTGAAGAAGCATACCGACTGAAATAAAGAAGATACTACTGAAGTAATCCCTTAGAGGAAGAACATCTAGAATGATCTGGTGGTTGTACTCGGACTCGGAGATAATCATGCCAGCTATCAAAGCACCCATCGCCAGGGTCAAGCCCATTTTCTGTGAAACCCAGCCTGTAGCCAGAATGATAAATAATACTGACAGTGTAAGATGTTCCTTATTGCCGACCCGTGCTATCCAAATCAACGCCTTGGGAACAATCAGCCGGGAAAGAAAAAATATTGCAACCACAGCGGCCAATGACTTAACCATGGCTATTGTAAAGTCCGCACCAGAATTGACTTCTGACTGTGCAAGAAGGGGAAAAAGCAACATGATGGGGACCACGCATAAATCCTGAAATAGAAGGGTACCGATACATATCTTTCCATGCAAAGTATCGATCTCTGCACGATCAGTGATCATTTTCAGGACAATCGCAGTACTGCTCAACGCAACTATCAAGCCAAAAGCTATGCTCTGGTTTTGCTGGAATCCCATTTCCATAAAAACAAACCAGACAAAAACAGTTGTCAATCCCAGTTGCAGACCCCCAACACCTAGAACCGAAGTCAGGTTTTTCAGCAGACGTCCAAGAGAAAATTCCAACCCTATTACAAAAAGAAGAAGGATGACCCCAATTTCAGCCAGTTCTTTTACAGATGCGACATCGGAGATCAGCTTCAAACCATAAGGGCCTATCAAGATCCCTGCAATGAGGTAGCCCATGACAGAGGGCAGTTTGATTTTGTGGAAAAACAGGTTGATCGGAAGGGAAACCAGCAATAATACGGCTAAATCTTCTATTAAATGAACCATATATTCATCCCGCTAGCCGCCGAAAACAGTAACTGATCAATTCAGACAAAAGCCCTGCAGGTATTATACTGATTCTATTTAAGGAAAGAAGAGTTATCAAACAATAGAAAACCCCCATTCCTCCTGACTGGAACAGGGGCTTTCAAATGAACCTGAGGTCAAACAAACGGGACTCTGGACGTATCCCGAATTGGTGTATGGTGCTTAATTTTTATTCGTTAGCAAAACGAAGGGCCAGGGCAAAGTCTTCCAACCCGTCTTTTTGTGCTATAGCAGCTATATCCGAATAGGAATCTTGTCTGTCG is a window encoding:
- a CDS encoding potassium transporter Kef, yielding MVHLIEDLAVLLLVSLPINLFFHKIKLPSVMGYLIAGILIGPYGLKLISDVASVKELAEIGVILLLFVIGLEFSLGRLLKNLTSVLGVGGLQLGLTTVFVWFVFMEMGFQQNQSIAFGLIVALSSTAIVLKMITDRAEIDTLHGKICIGTLLFQDLCVVPIMLLFPLLAQSEVNSGADFTIAMVKSLAAVVAIFFLSRLIVPKALIWIARVGNKEHLTLSVLFIILATGWVSQKMGLTLAMGALIAGMIISESEYNHQIILDVLPLRDYFSSIFFISVGMLLQTQVLMDSIWLCLEFFVLLVLAKGGLAFLSCLLVRVPVRISFVVGMRLAQVGEFSLILSAMAMDQGLFDPHHYQLLLLVSILSMLFAPLLIQASSVFSMKLFSQWKSAENDSSPKPVSELKDHVIIVGYGLGGRTLAQVLLETQTPFMVLDLNGEQVKRALTEGITTHYGDCTHEETLNRAGLQDARMIVFSIPDYTVTERSVRLARKINPEVKIMVRTRLTEQVEELKTAGADEVIPEEFETSIEIFSRVLKDYRIPNNIIEQQVELIRLEGYSMFRGLSLNSESLKKFSTYLTATLTESYLVLQESWARERMLGDINITDRTGAVVIAVVRNNKAHPNPDSEFTVMSGDTLILFGSHLQLDRAIAYLKSGQDSG
- a CDS encoding phosphocholine cytidylyltransferase family protein gives rise to the protein MNQVITKAVILAAGMGLRLKEIGEHMPKGFIRLGETPIIEHSLRALIANGIQEILIVTGHKAEYYENLKETYPEVITVKNDKYSETGTMYSLGCAKEFVDRDFILLESDLIYDPDAIAEIIRTPHKDCLLLSGKTNAGDEVYVDAVENRVTGISKERDNIKNLVGEYVGIAKISQQLYGKLVECAGSNQTLSYDMGCMVEVADEHKISFLMIEDLQWAEIDNLSQMNRSQKVWKRIKAK
- a CDS encoding PAS domain S-box protein, with protein sequence MHQSKLKLKKPLLLLATTMLLTVSLIIYFFNIGWELYIKEKNSLAIHASINKLSDRILYLDEVLTMSARSYILTGEIQWKDRYNIYEPELKIAIDKATALSSKTNLQRFISETKDSNDVLVSLERNAFLEVSRGNPQNAKSILLSSDYAKYKKIYSNGISRFLEGAKLETKEKVLKYKQTFRYYSQILIVSLLVIWVSVLLLFWKYFKQKMIAEKMLIESEDRLRVLAGLSYDISWQWDIINGEHKWFGDIDTTLGYEQNEFPRTIEAFEEIIHPDDRKRVMDNLSKHHKEHVKWHEIYRIIRKDGVVRLWDDRGETVWDKDGIPLVMTGAIMDITELDQSRSEMESISKELTQLIDTANAPIFGVDTNGNVNEWNQKVEQITGFTKDEVMGHNLVETRITEEFKESVQEVLNEALKGNETSNYEVPLFTKGGERVVVLLNATTRRNPQGQIVGVVGVGQDITEKKNAEKELEVYRNHLEELVASRTSKLKESEITLKKSREELRSLHNKLQSAVENEKIKISREIHDDLGQTLTAIKLDLSWLEKRIRTGFSEPSVHEKFKSIKLLLNDSFETIRKVSTELRPQALDVMGFPEAIKFQSEKFSENTNVKCKLNIQPDKTQLHPDLSTDLFRILQEGLTNISRHAQASNVKIEFFENGSDYILSIQDDGIGIDNLKVSDSGSLGLLGIRERVLQWNGQFKVDALTDKGTLLNVTIPKSNNNK